The genomic stretch GTTCCGCAAGGAGGTTTTTATATTGGTAAAGAGGGAGGAATATTAAATGCTATCACCGGTTCACTTATCATGACCGGTGGCGCCACCGCGCTGGGGCTTGCTATCAGCATACCGGTGGTGCTCTATATCAATGTATTTCTTAAAAGAAAATCTGCTGTTGGTCATTTGCTCCGTCTGGTAACCGATATCTTGTTTGGAATTCCTTCCATTGTTTATGGAGCCTTTGGTTTCACCATCATGGTTTATTTTGGTTTAAGAACTTCCCTCCTCGCCGGAATATTGACCGTCACTCTTCTCA from Bacteroidota bacterium encodes the following:
- a CDS encoding phosphate ABC transporter permease, translating into MIIWLRKIEEVFFKFLMRASAAVVALLLGSLLYTIIRKGLPYMSWDMVSKVPQGGFYIGKEGGILNAITGSLIMTGGATALGLAISIPVVLYINVFLKRKSAVGHLLRLVTDILFGIPSIVYGAFGFTIMVYFGLRTSLLAGILTVTLL